One window of Papaver somniferum cultivar HN1 chromosome 9, ASM357369v1, whole genome shotgun sequence genomic DNA carries:
- the LOC113307966 gene encoding polyamine oxidase 1-like has translation MGSSSCHSVIIVGAGISGISAAKVLAENGVTDIVILEASDRIGGRIRKEEFGDISIEIGAGWVAGVGGKTSNPVWELANQSSLRTCFSDYSNARYNIYDQSGKIIPSELAAASYDKAVNSAIQELKNQEEANLGNTISEIPSSPKTPIDLAIDFVLHDFEMAEVEPISTYIEYGDEEFLVADERGYEFLVYKMAESFLSTCQGKIVDNRLQLNKVVGEIIQGSSNGTTVKAEDGCVYKAQYVILSVSVGVLQSDLITFHPPLPEWKTAAIMKCEVIVYTKIFLKFPYKFWSCQHGKEFFLYAHEKRGYYTFWQHMENAYPGSNILVVTLTNEESKRVESQSDMATLNEVMAVLRNMFGSDIPTATQIFVPRWWNNRFQRGSYSDYPILSKHQDFIHIKAPVGHIFFTGEHTSEKFNGYVHGGYLSGIETGKTLLDEMRRVEEDRIDMESQRNFLLDPLLSLTESLTLTSTGAVSDFQKWDDISTVATSRLFLNNNTSSPVTQEAIK, from the exons GTATATCGGCAGCAAAAGTATTAGCGGAGAATGGAGTAACTGACATAGTGATTCTAGAGGCTTCCGATCGTATCGGCGGAAGAATACGTAAGGAAGAATTCGGAGATATTTCAATAGAGATTGGCGCTGGTTGGGTTGCTGGTGTTGGCGGGAAAACTTCAAATCCAGTTTGGGAACTCGCTAATCAATCTTCTCTTCGTACTTGCTTCTCTGATTACAGTAACGCCCGCTACAATATCTATGATCAGAG CGGAAAGATAATCCCAAGTGAATTAGCTGCTGCCTCGTACGATAAAGCGGTTAATTCAGCGATTCAAGAGCTTAAAAATCAGGAGGAAGCAAATCTCGGCAATACAATTTCCGAAATCCCATC GTCACCAAAGACACCAATAGATCTAGCCATAGATTTTGTTCTTCATGATTTTGAGATGGCAG AAGTGGAACCAATATCAACTTATATAGAATATGGAGATGAAGAGTTTCTAGTAGCTGATGAAAGAGGATACGAGTTCTTGGTCTATAAAATGGCAGAAAGTTTTCTTTCTACTTGTCAAGGAAAAATTGTTGATAATCGACTTCAACTGAATAAG GTCGTTGGAGAAATAATACAAGGCTCGAGCAATGGCACTACGGTGAAAGCTGAAGATGGATGTGTTTACAAGGCACAATATGTTATTCTGTCTGTTAGTGTTGGTGTTCTCCAAAGCGATCTCATCACTTTCCATCCCCCATTACCG GAATGGAAAACAGCAGCGATAATGAAATGTGAGGTGATAGTGTACACAAAGATATTCCTCAAGTTCCCCTACAAGTTCTGGTCATGTCAACATGGTAAAGAGTTTTTCCTTTACGCACACGAGAAGCGCGGATATTATACGTTTTGGCAG CATATGGAAAATGCATACCCAGGATCGAACATCCTGGTTGTAACATTAACAAATGAGGAGTCGAAACGTGTAGAATCACAATCAGACATGGCTACGTTGAACGAGGTGATGGCTGTACTTAGGAATATGTTCGGATCTGACATCCCTACGGCCACTCAAATATTTGTTCCTCGTTGGTGGAATAATCGGTTTCAGCGTGGCAGCTATAGCGATTACCCCATTCTTTCTAAGCATCAAGACTTCATCCACATTAAG GCTCCGGTGGGACACATATTCTTCACCGGAGAACACACGAGTGAGAAATTCAATGGTTATGTCCATGGTGGATACCTATCTG GAATTGAAACAGGCAAGACATTATTGGATGAAATGAGAAGAGTAGAGGAAGATCGTATTGATATGGAGAGCCAGAGGAATTTCTTGTTAGATCCCTTGCTATCTTTGACCGAGTCATTGACTTTAACCAGTACGGGAGCCGTATCTGACTTCCAGAAATGGGATGATATTAGCACTGTTGCTACTAGTCGACTATTTCTCAACAATAATACGTCGTCACCTGTAACTCAAGAAGCTATAAAATGA